Proteins encoded in a region of the Pseudomonas sp. GOM7 genome:
- the mltB gene encoding lytic murein transglycosylase B produces the protein MHALRSWATRSFMGAGLAGLFGTAMPVMAADYDGSPQVAEFITEMTRDYGFAGEQLVSLFAEVQRKQAILDAISRPAERVKPWKEYRPIFITDKRVAQGVEFWKNNQAALDKAEAEYGVPAQFIVAIIGVETFYGGNTGSYRVMDALSTLAFDYPPRAPFFRKELREFLMLTREEQVDPLTLKGSYAGAMGLPQFMPSSFRAYAVDFDGDGHINIWSNPTDAIGSVASYFQRHGWQAGGPVASRAQVDGEHYAEGLSEGLDPVKNVGELRALGWRSSDVLADDVPVTAFRLEGAEGDEYWMGLPNFYVITRYNRSVMYAMAVNQLAELLVQARGNQ, from the coding sequence ATGCATGCACTGCGCAGTTGGGCCACCCGCAGCTTCATGGGCGCTGGCCTGGCCGGTTTGTTCGGCACCGCCATGCCGGTAATGGCCGCCGATTACGATGGTTCGCCGCAGGTCGCCGAGTTCATCACCGAGATGACCCGCGACTATGGTTTCGCCGGTGAACAACTGGTCAGCCTGTTCGCCGAGGTGCAGCGCAAGCAGGCGATTCTCGACGCCATTTCGCGCCCGGCCGAACGGGTCAAACCCTGGAAGGAATACCGGCCGATCTTCATTACCGACAAACGCGTCGCCCAGGGCGTCGAGTTCTGGAAGAACAACCAGGCTGCGCTGGACAAGGCCGAGGCCGAATACGGTGTGCCGGCGCAGTTCATCGTCGCCATCATCGGTGTGGAAACCTTCTACGGTGGCAACACCGGCAGCTATCGGGTGATGGATGCCCTGTCCACGCTGGCGTTCGACTACCCGCCACGGGCGCCGTTCTTCCGCAAGGAGCTGCGTGAGTTCCTCATGCTGACCCGTGAAGAGCAGGTCGACCCGCTCACGCTCAAGGGCTCCTACGCCGGCGCCATGGGCTTGCCGCAGTTCATGCCGAGCAGCTTCCGCGCTTACGCAGTGGATTTCGACGGTGATGGCCATATCAATATCTGGAGCAACCCCACCGATGCCATCGGCAGTGTCGCCAGTTACTTCCAGCGCCATGGCTGGCAGGCTGGTGGGCCGGTGGCGAGCCGCGCTCAGGTCGATGGCGAACACTACGCCGAAGGCCTGAGCGAAGGCCTCGACCCGGTGAAGAACGTGGGCGAACTGCGCGCCCTCGGCTGGCGCAGCAGCGATGTACTGGCCGATGACGTGCCGGTGACCGCCTTCCGTCTGGAGGGCGCCGAAGGTGACGAATACTGGATGGGGTTGCCAAACTTCTACGTCATTACCCGCTACAATCGCAGCGTCATGTATGCGATGGCCGTCAATCAACTGGCCGAGCTGCTGGTGCAAGCACGGGGTAATCAATGA
- a CDS encoding septal ring lytic transglycosylase RlpA family protein translates to MSLSRKLLPLGVCIAAALLLASCSSNRSAQPVAQSGQAGISGPDDYDRPHRDGAPWWDVDVSKIHDAIPMPHYGPVKASPYTVLGKQYFPIQDARRYSAVGPASWYGTKFHGQATANGETYDLYGMTAAHKTLPLPSYVRVTNLENGKSVILRVNDRGPFYSDRIIDLSFAAAKKLGYAEKGTARVKVEGIDPHEWWAQQGRPVPLVLANNQPAKAITSKPVAQAMPQAVEQYSPPPEQHAAAVVPVQIDAKKNDSLAASGLYLQVGAFANPDAAELLKDKLSQTTHVPVFISSVVRDQQILHRVRLGPISSQGEAEKLQNNVRLANLGQPTLVRTD, encoded by the coding sequence ATGAGTCTTTCCAGGAAACTGCTACCGCTGGGCGTCTGTATCGCTGCTGCGTTGTTGCTCGCCAGTTGCTCGTCCAATCGCTCGGCGCAGCCGGTGGCTCAGTCTGGTCAGGCAGGTATCTCCGGTCCCGATGATTACGACCGCCCGCACCGCGATGGCGCGCCCTGGTGGGACGTGGACGTATCGAAGATCCACGACGCGATCCCCATGCCGCATTACGGCCCGGTTAAGGCTTCGCCCTATACCGTGCTGGGTAAGCAGTACTTCCCGATTCAGGATGCGCGCCGCTATTCGGCAGTCGGCCCGGCCTCCTGGTACGGCACCAAGTTCCATGGTCAGGCCACCGCCAATGGCGAGACCTACGACCTGTACGGCATGACGGCGGCGCACAAGACCCTGCCGTTGCCCAGCTACGTGCGGGTGACCAATCTGGAGAACGGCAAGAGCGTGATCCTGCGGGTCAACGACCGTGGGCCGTTCTACTCCGATCGCATCATCGACCTGTCCTTCGCCGCGGCGAAGAAGCTCGGTTATGCCGAGAAGGGCACGGCGCGGGTCAAGGTCGAGGGGATCGATCCGCATGAGTGGTGGGCGCAGCAGGGCCGTCCGGTGCCGTTGGTGCTGGCCAACAATCAGCCGGCCAAGGCCATCACCAGCAAGCCGGTGGCGCAGGCCATGCCGCAGGCCGTCGAGCAGTATTCTCCGCCGCCTGAGCAGCATGCTGCGGCCGTGGTGCCGGTGCAGATCGACGCAAAAAAAAACGATTCACTCGCAGCTTCTGGCCTGTATCTCCAAGTGGGAGCATTCGCCAATCCGGACGCTGCGGAACTACTCAAGGACAAGCTGAGCCAGACGACCCATGTCCCGGTGTTCATCAGCTCAGTGGTGCGCGACCAGCAGATACTGCATCGGGTGCGCCTGGGGCCGATCAGCAGCCAGGGCGAGGCTGAAAAGCTGCAGAACAATGTACGCCTCGCCAATCTCGGGCAGCCGACGCTGGTGCGTACGGACTGA
- a CDS encoding D-alanyl-D-alanine carboxypeptidase family protein — MNITSFAQRAFLFLTLLASPLVWASPQVVPAPPQLAASAYVLMDAATGQVLVGENGDERLPPASLTKLMTAYIATLEIRNGKIGEKDMVTISEHAWRTGGAGSGGSTMFLPVNSQASVDDLLHGIIIQSGNDASIALAEYIAGSEDAFADMMNETAKRLGMNNTHFMNATGLPDPQHYSSAHDMAILARAIINEDADHYAIYSQKDFLWNNIKQPNRNLLLWRDKTVDGLKTGHTQEAGYCLVASAVRDGARMITAVFGTNSEQARAAETQKLLTYGFRFFESRTFYQKGTELAQATVWKGQTSKVKAGLAQDLALTMPKGQLDKLQASMTLNPQLIAPIAQGEVIGKVEVKLGDEVVHSADLVALEPVEEGGLLRRLWDSIRLFFFGLFN, encoded by the coding sequence ATGAATATCACCAGCTTCGCGCAACGTGCCTTCCTCTTCCTGACCCTGTTGGCTTCGCCACTGGTCTGGGCCAGCCCTCAGGTCGTCCCGGCTCCGCCGCAACTGGCGGCCTCCGCCTATGTGCTGATGGACGCTGCCACCGGCCAGGTGCTGGTGGGTGAGAACGGCGACGAGCGTCTGCCGCCGGCCAGCCTGACCAAACTGATGACCGCCTATATCGCCACCCTGGAAATCCGCAACGGCAAGATCGGCGAGAAGGACATGGTGACCATCAGCGAGCATGCATGGCGCACCGGTGGCGCCGGCTCGGGCGGTTCCACCATGTTCCTGCCGGTCAACAGCCAGGCCAGCGTCGACGACCTGCTGCACGGTATCATCATCCAGTCCGGCAACGACGCCAGCATCGCCCTGGCCGAGTACATCGCCGGCAGCGAGGACGCCTTCGCCGACATGATGAACGAGACTGCCAAGCGTCTGGGCATGAACAACACCCACTTCATGAACGCCACTGGTCTGCCCGACCCGCAGCACTACTCCAGCGCTCATGACATGGCCATCCTGGCGCGCGCGATCATCAACGAAGACGCCGATCACTACGCCATCTATTCGCAGAAAGACTTCCTCTGGAACAACATCAAGCAGCCCAACCGCAACCTGCTGCTGTGGCGCGACAAGACCGTCGACGGTCTGAAGACCGGCCACACCCAGGAAGCCGGTTATTGCCTGGTGGCCTCTGCCGTGCGTGATGGTGCGCGCATGATCACCGCCGTGTTCGGTACCAATAGCGAGCAGGCCCGTGCCGCCGAGACGCAGAAGCTGCTGACCTACGGCTTCCGCTTCTTCGAGAGCCGCACCTTCTATCAGAAGGGCACCGAACTGGCCCAGGCCACCGTGTGGAAGGGCCAGACCAGCAAGGTCAAGGCCGGCCTGGCGCAGGATCTGGCGCTGACCATGCCCAAGGGCCAACTGGACAAGCTGCAGGCCAGCATGACCCTCAACCCGCAACTGATTGCCCCCATCGCCCAGGGCGAGGTGATCGGCAAGGTGGAGGTCAAGCTGGGTGACGAGGTGGTGCACAGCGCCGACCTGGTGGCGCTGGAGCCGGTCGAGGAGGGTGGCCTGCTGCGTCGCCTGTGGGACAGCATCCGGCTGTTTTTCTTCGGCCTGTTCAACTGA
- a CDS encoding DUF493 domain-containing protein — MTDTDVQAPKIEFPCERYPIKVIGTAGEGFADLVIEVIQRHAPDLDASTLVLRDSRNGNFLSVQVLITATSVEQLQAIHVDLRATGRVHMVL; from the coding sequence ATGACCGATACCGACGTTCAAGCCCCGAAAATCGAATTCCCCTGCGAGCGCTACCCGATCAAGGTGATCGGCACCGCTGGCGAGGGGTTTGCCGACCTGGTGATCGAAGTGATCCAGCGCCACGCACCGGATCTGGATGCCTCCACCCTGGTACTGCGCGACAGCCGCAATGGCAACTTCCTCTCCGTGCAGGTACTGATCACTGCGACCAGTGTCGAGCAGTTGCAGGCGATTCACGTCGACCTGCGTGCCACCGGCCGCGTGCACATGGTGCTGTGA
- the lipB gene encoding lipoyl(octanoyl) transferase LipB produces the protein MAELVVRHLGLVEYLPTLEAMRQLTRERDEHTPDEIWLLQHPKVFTQGQAGKAEHLLAPGDIPVVQVERGGQVTYHGPGQLVAYLMLDLRRLDLGVRELVTTMEQSLVELLAGYGIEAAPKADAPGVYVAGDKIASLGLRVSRGCSFHGLALNVDMDMTPFLRINPCGYAGLKMVQMRELLATPPDFDEVAQRLERVLRVRLS, from the coding sequence GTGGCCGAGCTCGTCGTTCGCCATCTGGGCCTGGTGGAGTACCTGCCGACATTGGAGGCCATGCGCCAACTGACCCGTGAGCGTGATGAGCACACGCCAGACGAGATCTGGCTGCTGCAGCACCCGAAGGTGTTCACCCAGGGCCAGGCCGGCAAGGCCGAGCACTTGCTGGCGCCTGGTGATATCCCGGTGGTGCAGGTCGAGCGTGGCGGGCAGGTGACCTACCACGGCCCCGGGCAACTGGTGGCCTACCTGATGCTCGACCTGCGCCGCCTCGACCTGGGCGTGCGCGAGCTGGTGACCACCATGGAGCAGAGCCTGGTCGAGCTGCTGGCCGGTTATGGTATCGAGGCAGCGCCCAAGGCCGATGCCCCGGGCGTGTACGTGGCCGGCGACAAGATTGCCTCGCTGGGCCTTCGGGTCAGCCGTGGCTGCTCCTTCCACGGCCTGGCACTGAACGTCGACATGGACATGACCCCCTTCCTGCGCATCAATCCTTGCGGTTACGCCGGGCTGAAGATGGTGCAGATGCGTGAGCTGCTGGCCACGCCGCCGGACTTCGACGAAGTGGCGCAGCGTCTGGAGCGGGTGCTGCGCGTTCGCCTGAGTTAG
- the lipA gene encoding lipoyl synthase, producing the protein MSDTSSSKPVASGEKFRTAQGITAIKDGQKRRASAEPQVFEPKPKWLRVKAPGGSRFEAVKRNVGEHRLSTVCQESHCPNMGECWSNGTATIMLMGSVCTRACRFCAVDTGNPNGWLDLEEPQNTAKSVELMALRYIVLTSVDRDDLDDGGAGHYAACVRAIKANTPQVVVEALTPDFDGDHQAIERVVDSGLEVFAQNVETVKRLTHVVRDPRAGYEKTLKVLEHAKKHRPDVLTKTSLMLGLGETDEEILETMDDLRAIGVDILTLGQYLQPTRNHLPVKRWVSPEEFNRFRDIGLEKGFMEVAAGPLVRSSYRADRVFEKNNLGLAAPVPVPGQQVDSSLIPALNLN; encoded by the coding sequence ATGTCCGACACCTCCTCGTCCAAACCCGTCGCCAGCGGCGAAAAATTCCGCACCGCCCAAGGCATCACCGCGATCAAGGACGGTCAGAAGCGCCGCGCCTCAGCCGAGCCCCAGGTCTTCGAGCCCAAGCCCAAGTGGCTGCGGGTCAAGGCGCCGGGCGGCAGCCGTTTCGAGGCGGTCAAGCGCAACGTCGGCGAGCATCGTCTGAGCACCGTCTGCCAGGAATCGCATTGCCCGAACATGGGTGAATGCTGGTCCAACGGCACCGCCACCATCATGCTCATGGGTTCGGTCTGCACCCGCGCCTGCCGCTTCTGCGCCGTGGACACCGGCAACCCCAATGGCTGGCTGGATCTGGAAGAGCCGCAGAACACCGCCAAGTCGGTGGAGTTGATGGCCCTGCGTTACATCGTGCTGACCTCAGTGGATCGCGATGACCTCGACGACGGCGGCGCCGGGCATTACGCAGCCTGCGTCCGCGCCATCAAGGCAAACACCCCGCAGGTGGTGGTCGAGGCCCTGACCCCGGACTTCGATGGCGACCATCAGGCCATCGAGCGCGTGGTGGATTCCGGCCTGGAGGTGTTCGCGCAGAACGTCGAGACGGTCAAGCGCCTGACCCACGTGGTGCGTGACCCGCGTGCCGGCTACGAGAAGACCCTCAAGGTGCTCGAGCACGCCAAGAAGCATCGCCCAGACGTGCTGACCAAGACCAGCCTGATGCTCGGCCTGGGCGAGACCGACGAGGAAATCCTGGAAACCATGGATGATCTGCGTGCCATCGGCGTGGACATCCTCACCCTCGGCCAGTATCTGCAACCCACGCGCAACCACCTGCCGGTCAAACGCTGGGTCAGCCCGGAAGAATTCAACCGTTTCCGTGATATAGGCCTGGAAAAAGGCTTCATGGAAGTGGCTGCCGGCCCGCTGGTACGTTCCAGCTACCGTGCCGATCGGGTGTTCGAGAAGAACAACCTGGGCCTCGCCGCCCCCGTGCCGGTGCCAGGCCAGCAGGTCGACAGCAGCCTGATCCCGGCGTTGAATCTGAACTGA
- a CDS encoding lytic murein transglycosylase, which translates to MLLQLPRRPLVLLPLLLLAACAKAPAQNLPTTPSLITPAPLLNVPQPALDFAEWRQNLRSEAVAAGIDGALFDRVFAGVTPDPAVIKADSSQPEFTRPIWEYLDGAVSASRVGRGRVLLAQHNVVLRNIEQRYGVEAPILVAIWGLESNFGNNIGSNSVIRSLATLAYEGRRQAFWRNQLLAALQILQNGDISSERMVGSWAGAMGQTQFMPTTYNEHAVDFDGDGKRDLWNSSTDALASAAHYLQSSGWKPGQPWGFEVRLPKQFDYFHADPEQRRTLAEWQALGVYPAISSKGAAVDSRATLVLPAGHRGPAFLLLDNFRSILRYNNSTSYALAIGLLSDNLLNPTEVQASWPRDERQLGRSERIELQQLLAASGFDPGPADGIIGANTRKAIRMLQLQLNEPADGYPSPELLETLRKR; encoded by the coding sequence ATGCTACTCCAGCTTCCTCGCCGCCCCCTGGTTCTGCTCCCTCTGTTGCTGCTGGCTGCCTGCGCCAAAGCCCCGGCGCAAAACCTGCCTACGACACCATCGCTCATCACGCCTGCGCCACTGCTCAACGTGCCCCAGCCTGCACTTGACTTCGCCGAGTGGCGTCAGAATCTGCGTAGCGAAGCCGTGGCCGCCGGTATCGATGGCGCCCTGTTCGATCGCGTGTTCGCAGGCGTCACGCCAGACCCGGCAGTGATAAAGGCCGACAGCAGCCAGCCGGAATTCACCCGGCCGATCTGGGAATACCTCGACGGTGCCGTATCGGCCAGCCGCGTCGGTCGCGGCCGGGTGCTGCTGGCTCAGCACAATGTCGTGCTGCGCAATATCGAGCAGCGCTATGGCGTCGAGGCACCGATCCTGGTGGCCATCTGGGGCCTGGAAAGCAACTTCGGCAACAACATCGGCAGCAACAGCGTGATCCGTTCGCTCGCCACCCTGGCCTATGAAGGGCGCCGGCAGGCTTTCTGGCGCAACCAGTTGCTGGCCGCCCTGCAGATCCTGCAGAACGGCGACATCAGCAGCGAGCGCATGGTCGGCTCCTGGGCCGGCGCCATGGGCCAGACCCAGTTCATGCCCACCACCTACAACGAGCATGCGGTGGACTTCGACGGCGACGGCAAGCGCGACCTGTGGAACTCTTCCACCGATGCCCTGGCCTCGGCCGCCCATTACCTGCAATCCTCCGGCTGGAAACCTGGCCAACCCTGGGGCTTCGAGGTGCGGCTGCCCAAGCAGTTCGACTACTTCCATGCCGACCCCGAGCAGCGCCGCACCCTGGCCGAATGGCAGGCCCTCGGGGTGTACCCGGCCATCAGTTCCAAGGGCGCCGCTGTCGACAGCCGCGCCACGCTGGTATTGCCGGCCGGCCATCGCGGCCCGGCCTTCCTGCTGCTGGATAACTTCCGCAGCATCCTGCGTTACAACAACTCCACCTCTTACGCCTTGGCCATCGGCCTGCTTTCCGACAACCTGCTCAACCCCACCGAGGTTCAGGCAAGCTGGCCGCGCGACGAACGCCAACTCGGCCGTAGCGAGCGCATCGAGCTACAGCAATTGCTGGCAGCCAGTGGCTTCGACCCAGGCCCGGCCGACGGCATCATCGGAGCCAATACGCGCAAGGCCATCCGTATGCTGCAACTGCAGTTGAACGAGCCCGCCGACGGTTACCCCAGCCCGGAGCTGCTCGAAACACTGCGCAAGCGCTGA